The following are from one region of the Primulina eburnea isolate SZY01 chromosome 17, ASM2296580v1, whole genome shotgun sequence genome:
- the LOC140818193 gene encoding uncharacterized protein, protein MAQELDDGEFWLPSEFLTDDDLLMDFQKKQGDDFSCGFGSSFGFHSDLSSPVYSVTGSTETESDEDDFISFLTQKMNYSTLNDSTKGWKVSGSPQSTLCGCKPVASPGSPKSVSQVSSPPRHGVAVSWGLLYEAAEKVARLRMNEAAAACYQPKMTHPPLKPSPLTVSQLNRCQTSGFYPNHKTQEQLSYQKMQTIQFQQLKNEIWAHGQRVNQFQNGRRVGGVEETQGLSEAAWPTLLQAQRQPQQMPSSGMRAVFLAENGAKKERTGTGVFLPRGYATKSPDTNRKPAGSTVLLPDRVVHALNLNLGSIDASAQAKSRGVLFNADTGFKRKNSTRMAQQGRNLIPQPVVNQEFCLPQEWTY, encoded by the exons ATGGCGCAAGAATTGGATGACGGAGAGTTCTGGCTCCCTTCGGAGTTTCTGACTGATGATGACTTGCTGATGGACTTCCAGAAGAAGCAAGGTGATGATTTTTCTTGTGGGTTCGGGAGCTCGTTTGGGTTCCACTCAGATCTGAGCTCCCCCGTGTACTCGGTTACAGGTTCGACCGAAACCGAGAGCGACGAGGATGATTTTATCAGCTTTTTAACTCAGAAGATGAATTACTCTACTCTGAATGACTCAACAAAG GGATGGAAGGTTTCTGGTTCACCACAATCAACTCTGTGTGGGTGTAAACCAGTTGCGAGTCCGGGCAGCCCAAAATCCGTTTCGCAGGTTTCTTCGCCTCCGCGTCACGGAGTTGCGGTGAGTTGGGGTTTATTATACGAGGCCGCGGAGAAGGTTGCGAGGCTGCGGATGAATGAAGCAGCGGCGGCGTGTTATCAGCCGAAGATGACTCATCCGCCGCTGAAGCCTTCCCCTCTTACCGTTTCCCAATTGAACCGATGCCAGACCTCCGGATTTTATcctaatcataaaacccaagaACAGTTATCCTACCAGAAAATGCAAACGATACAG TTTCAGCAGCTGAAAAATGAAATTTGGGCACATGGGCAGAGGGTAAACCAGTTTCAGAATGGAAGAAGAGTTGGAGGAGTTGAAGAAACTCAAGGATTATCAGAAGCAGCTTGGCCCACTCTACTACAAGCTCAACGTCAACCGCAGCAGATGCCCAGTTCAGGAATGAGGGCAGTTTTCCTCGCCGAAAATGGAGCCAAAAAAGAGCGTACAGGCACCGGTGTTTTCTTGCCCAGGGGATATGCAACCAAATCTCCGGATACAAACAGGAAACCAG CAGGTTCCACAGTTTTGCTACCAGATAGAGTGGTCCATGCCTTGAATCTGAATCTTGGCTCCATCGACGCCTCGGCCCAGGCCAAGTCTAGAGGCGTTTTGTTCAACGCAGACACAGGTTTCAAGCGAAAAAATAGCACCAGGATGGCTCAACAGGGGAGAAATCTTATCCCACAGCCGGTCGTGAACCAAGAATTCTGTCTCCCCCAAGAGTGGACTTATTAA